The Oncorhynchus kisutch isolate 150728-3 unplaced genomic scaffold, Okis_V2 Okis02a-Okis13b_hom, whole genome shotgun sequence genome includes the window ctccccctcccatctcctctcctctccccctcccatctcctctcctctcctcctcccatctcctctccccctcccatctcctctcctctccccctcccatctcctctcctctcccatctcctctcccgctcccatctcctctcctcctcttctctccctctccccctcccatctcctcctctcctctccctctccccctcccatctcctctcctcctcccatctcctctcctatcctcctctccccctcccatctcctttcctctccaaaGTAAACGTGACTTTCTCCACAGTGTTGACCTCTGGTAGGTAGCACGGCTGCCTGTAGAGTGTTATGTACGTTCCACTTGAACATCCCCATTCTCCTCCGTCTCATTCTGCTGGTAGTGTTTACTGACCTGGACAGGAGAATGTAGCAATGTAACGAAGGATCATTTTCCTGACTGAAGGAGATAGAGCTGTCTCTGTAAAGGACAGGGCTGAAGGTGTCTCTGTAAAGGACAGGGCTGAAGGTGTCTCTGTAAAGGACAGGGCTGAAGGTGTCTCTGTAAAGGACTGGGCTGAAGGTGTCTCTGTAAAGGACTGGGCTGAAGGTGTCTCTGTAAAGGACTGGGCTGAAGGTGTCTCTGTAAAGGACTGGGCTGAAGGTGTCTCTGTAAAGGACTGGGCTGAAGGTGTCTCTGTAAAGGACTGGGCTGAAGGTGTCTCTGTAAAGGACTGGGCTGAAGGTGTCTCTGTAAAGGACTGGGCTGAAGGTGTCTCTGTAAAGGACTGGGCTGAAGGTTTCTCAGCCCCTGTTATGGCCATATACTGTAATTTATGTGATTGGTTAAGACTTaattttttctctccaattttgttgtatccaattggtagttacagtcttgtctcatagcTGCagctcccgtacggactcaggtgAGACGAAGgccaagagccatgcgtcctttgaaacacgacccaaccaagccgcactgcttcttgacacaacgccccCTTAACCCAGAAGCAccgatgtgtcggaggaaacaccgtacacctggtgaccatgtcagcgtgcactgcgcccggcccgccacaggagtcgctagtgtgcgatgggtcaaggacatccctgccggccgaACCCTCCCCAAACCCGAGCGACGCTGGGCCGAACCCTCCCCAAACCCGAGCGACGCTGGGCCGAACCCTCCCCAAACCCGAGCGACGCTGGGCCGAACCCTCCCCAAACCCgagcgacgctgggccaattctgagccgccccatgggtctcccggttgcggccggctgcaacagagcctggactcaaacccagaatttctagtggcacagctagcactgtgacgcagagccttagaccacggCACCACTCTGGAGGACGGTTAACACCAATCTGTCTTCTGAAAAAATGTTGGCTTGACTAAACAAAGAGGGTGAACACTGATGCaacttgtattttttttaatagataaataaataaaaacgatTTAGTAAAAAAAGGAAAacaacttgttttcactttgacattctgGAGTATTTTGTGTTGATCAATGACCAAAAATGTAATTTATTTCAATTCCCTCTTTGTAATGCAACACAATGTGGCTGAAGTTCAAGAGGTTGAAGACTTTCTATaggtactgtagtgtgtgtgtgtgtgtgtgtgtcatgtctgtatctctgtgtgggtgtgtttgtcatgtctgtgtgtgtgtgtcatgtctgtatctctgtgtgggTGTCCGGCTGTGTTGAATCCGGTCACTGGTTACTATCAGGACCAGGCAGTTACGGCTCCGGGGCCCGGGGCCATTTataaagtgtctgtgtgtgtagctgcCAGACACGGTCACCTTCGACCTCCCCTTAATAATCCCGGAGCTCTGGCGTGGGCTGTGCTGAGCCACGGGTCGCCAAGATTTAATTTATTTCCTGGTAGTGTGGTTGTAGGGGGGGATTGGATTGGATAGGAGATGGGATTGAACCAGCCAAGCGACCCCTCCTGGTATTAGGTATTACCTCAGCTGATGTATGATATGAGGGACACGTTGAATTTGagctccgtctctctcgctctcctccagcTCCACTGTCACGCCTCGGTGTGTCTGACCTGTTATACTCCGAGGTCGACTCCTGCGTAgaccacaccatcagacagaccaACAAGTAGTGTTTGAGATCTCCTCGAGAGTTGTGGGATCGAATGAGGATCATTTAATTCCACGGTGATGACACATGAAGATGTTGGGTAGGGGTAAAGGGGTTAGGGTTTGTATACGAAACACTATTTTGTTATGAGGTGACATTTGCTTTGGATAACAAGGACACTGATTTAGAAGAAGTGGATTAATGAAtaatcatatttttttaaatttcatatCAGTAAGAAAG containing:
- the LOC109885706 gene encoding uncharacterized protein LOC109885706 isoform X3 — protein: MPSACDSPIDDIEDMVSADDPTPQERQYARKSIVPRARKRNTQQTTEVLQADSVIPGMQKIWMRTWGCSHNNSDGEYMAGQLAASGYKMTAAAPVRTQVRRRPRAMRPLKHDPTKPHCFLTQRPLNPEAPMCRRKHRTPGDHVSVHCARPATGVASVRWVKDIPAGRTLPKPERRWAEPSPNPSDAGPNPPQTRATLGRTLPKPERRWANSEPPHGSPGCGRLQQSLDSNPEFLVAQLAL